Below is a window of Planococcus rifietoensis DNA.
CTTCAGCGGAAAATAAATTCCATGCACTGACAAGCCACGATGAAATGGTTTATGTGCACGGTGCGGTCAAAGCGCTTGCGGCGGATGCGATGAAGATTGCCAACGACGTACGCTGGCTCGCAAGCGGTCCGCGCAGCGGCATCGGCGAAATCACGATTCCGGCAAATGAGCCGGGCAGCTCGATCATGCCGGGGAAAGTCAACCCGACGCAAAGCGAAGCCTTGACGATGGTATCGGCCCAGGTCATGGGCAACGACGCTGCGATCGGATTTGCAGCAAGCCAGGGGAACTTTGAACTCAACGTCTTCAAACCGGTCATTGCATACAATTTCCTGCAATCGGTCCGCCTGTTGACGGATTCACTTGTTTCTTTCAACGATAATTGTGCAATCGGCATCGAAGCGAACTTGGACGTCATCGAAAACCACGTGAAGAATTCCTTGATGCTCGTCACTTCGCTCAACCCGCATATCGGCTACGAAAAAGCGGCAGCGATTGCTAAACAAGCACATAACGAAGGTACGACGCTGAAAGAATCAGCAGTTAAGAGCGGCCATTTAACGGCGGAGCAATTCGACGAATGGGTTCGCCCGGAGAATATGGTAGGAAAATAATGCAAACAGCCGGGATTTTCCCGGCTGTTTTTTTTGTGGAACAAGGAGTTTGGCGGCAGGAAATAGAAGTAGAGGGAACAAGGAAATGAAAAAGTAAGACACAAGAAATTACAGAAGAGGTGCAGTATGCAAAAACCATTTATTACATCATGGAGCGGTGGCAAAGACTCCGCTTTAGCATTTTACCGCGCGGTTCAGCAAGGGCATGTGCCGATTGCGTTGTTCACCATGTTTGAAGAAGACGGAGAACGCTCGAAATCCCATGGGCTGAAAAAGCAGATCTTGGAAGCACAAGCGGAACGGATGGGCTTGCCTTTAGTGATCGGGCAAGCCGACTGGTCAGGATATGAAAAAGAATTTATTCGCCACTTGCAGCATTTCAAGGAACAAGGCATCGAAATGGGTGTGTACGGGGATATTGACCTGCAGGATCATCTTGATTGGGTTGAAAAGGTCAGCAAACAGGCAGAACTTGATGTCTTGCATCCCTTATGGCAAGAAGCCCGCCGCTCACTGTTGGAAGAACTGGTCGAAGAAGAGTTTAAAGCCGTCATTACAGTGGTGGATACTGCGCGTGTCGGGGAGGAGTTTCTCGGACGTGCTTTCACCCGTGAGCTGATTGAAGAACTCGAGGCACTCGGCATCGATGCTTGCGGAGAGGAAGGGGAATTCCATACCACATTGGTGGACGGCCCGATTTTTGTTGAACCGTTGCCAGTGGAGTTCGGAGATATCGTGCGCAACGGGCAATACGCAATGCTTGAAGTGAAACTTCAAACAGGGGAGTGATCGAATGTGATCCAGATCATCAGTGTAGAAGAAAAGCATATCCGCCAAATGTCTGCATTGCTTTCAAAACGCCAGTCGCGGGAGCGAAAGATTTTCCCGTATCTGCCGGATAAGTTCGAGGAAATCGACGAGGCGGAGATTGTCATCCGCAAATTGCTCGAGCGCCCATACGTCAGTGGCGTGGTCGCTGTCCGCGGCATTGATGTGATTGGATACCTGATTTATGAATTCAAGGAAGAAGCCCATCGCGGACGCTATGTATGGATGGATTATGAATCGATCGCCATCAGCGAGCATGAAAACCCGCGTCTGTTGCGCTTATTATATGCGGATGCTGGAGCGGAATGGG
It encodes the following:
- a CDS encoding diphthine--ammonia ligase; the encoded protein is MQKPFITSWSGGKDSALAFYRAVQQGHVPIALFTMFEEDGERSKSHGLKKQILEAQAERMGLPLVIGQADWSGYEKEFIRHLQHFKEQGIEMGVYGDIDLQDHLDWVEKVSKQAELDVLHPLWQEARRSLLEELVEEEFKAVITVVDTARVGEEFLGRAFTRELIEELEALGIDACGEEGEFHTTLVDGPIFVEPLPVEFGDIVRNGQYAMLEVKLQTGE